The Phaseolus vulgaris cultivar G19833 chromosome 10, P. vulgaris v2.0, whole genome shotgun sequence DNA window TCATGAGTTTGGTTCATCATTTGGAAGGCATTGATCTCCATTAATGTTTCCTTAAGCCTCCTTACTTTGTTCTTAAAATGTCACAATTTAAGCAATCTCTTAATCAACTCATATCAGCGTGGCTACCACGCGATTTCTCGATAGGTTTTTCTTTCAGTCCCAgagtgggcgccaaaatgttcttacaattTACCTAAGATCAAATATCCTCTATCAAGCTTCCTCTGTCTTCTCTTCAATCCTAAATGTCGTCTTGGTAGGTCCGAGAGAATGGGGTACCTACAAACCTACTTTAACACTCAAGTTAGATGAGATGTATTTAATTGTTCAGTTCAGAGTTTAAATAATCATTATCTTTTACCATGGGAGTCCCCTCTTATTTATACTTTTCTATTGGGCCTTGTGCTATTGCAGGGACTAGCGTAGGCCCAATGATCCCTTAATTACGTTTCATTCCTTTTAATCAAGATTAGCCTTCTTAACCTGTAAAATGACGTGACAACTACATTTACCGAAAGACTGTGAAACCGTCTAGTTGACCGAACTTTTGGCCTCCCAATTCCCGATAGAACAAGTATTTCTAATATTTACTAGAAATTTAGTGAAACATCGATACAGTATAATATACTCCCaccttttcaaacttttttgaagtttaatttttaattttgtttcaaaatATGTTGATTATTTTATATCCAAAGTTCagtaaaaaaacttatttcaatGAAATAGTTTGATCTCTATAAACCTAGACCCTTAGAGCTCTCACAAACTCTTCCCCTTAGAGCTCTAAGCTTCACATTGTTGGATGACGATTACGTCTTGGGGCGGACCATGGCCATCTAAGTGAGCAACGTCTTAATGTGGGGCTCAACCATCTGAGTGGGAGTGCTCAGTAGGGGGAGTAatagttttcctttttcttttgaagACGAGCCCCGAGGTGGTTTCTTCATCCTGCTGGGTCGGGGCTTGAGTAATTCTAAGTAAAGCTTTCCTTTTCTGCTTAAAAGATTCCTTGGGCATGCTAGCAGTCACCCTCATCTTCTTAGCTAGCTCATCTAGCTCTGCCTTGCTAATGTTAGAtgtaccgacccgtcctcgggcgttgaccaaagtccaACATATGATGGGACCCACCAAAGGGCTTCAGGGAGGAAAGTCAATGTGTTGACCGCTTTAGGCGTCGCCAGCTATGGGCGTCACTAGGCATGGGCATCGCCAGGCTTAGGCATCGACCACCTTGAAGGTGTAACCCGTTGTCCTAAGAACGTGCTTCGGCTCAGATGgtgccaccccccgatacccacgggtagggaagaccgtggaAGGAGCGACATAGTGAGAGGCCACGGTACGAGCATGGAGGCCTTGGGCCTCgatacctcagaacagtaataaagagaagagaaaggtggcttcaaggccatattcccagtacCAGCAGGGAGtgacctgactcgtgaagtacccatgcaTGAGGTGTAGGACGTGGCGATCCACGTCACCTTTGGAGAATCGCTAGGGCAGATACGACccgggagagggccacgccccAAAGGTAATCTACGTGcatggtgcgagaggaaggctgaGATACTCCCAGGGCAAATGGCTAGAGGCTGGGGCgaatgagttggcacccaggtagtcatcCCCTGTGCCGGATGCACTTCGATGAAGGAAGACTTATGcgctgggatttccctaagttgggttacagcgtcataaggccttccacgtggacTTGCGCTTAAGTCATGAATGGCACGTGGCAGTAGCACTGAGACTGGAGCTATATAAGCTCTCGTTGACAACAGCCTAAGGGACGTTTTTCACTTGAACTTCTATTCATTTGTACGCACGAGTGATTTGAGCACTAGAGAGAAGTTCGTCAGAATACAGTTACGCGCCTTCAAGAACACCTGAGTCACGGTGTTCcaatacggaggtgcatagtgtTTTCTGCCTaatgacttgagcgtcggagtgcaaacggctgctagggcgccctttgttcttctctgtttcaggtactcacggcggCGAAGGGTGGTGATCTGAGACAAGGAAGAAGGAGTCCTTGATACGCGAGGTCTTAGCTACGCATTCAGCACAATTTGGTTAACCGACAGGAACATTAGATAACATTCTCTCTACAAAGAAAACAAGTAAATGGTTAATAACAGTAGCATGGTTATTTTCACCAAGGGTAGGAGATGAATAGTACCAGTGTAAGTTTTTAGAGCACTCGGGATGTACTCTTAGGTCAACAAGTAGGAGGTGTCAATAACAACCTTCAAGCTCGTTAGGAACTTGCAGATTCCTTGATCTTTTGGCTACAAATCATCTAGGTGTCGAGCACTCTGGAATTTCAACTCAGGGGTCCAATAACGATTAAATTCATCTGGTAGGGTCAAATCTCTTGTTGAAGCTCGGATTTGACAAATTTACCTTTAAAATTTTTGTATGAAGATTGGAAGAGGGTGAGCAAAGCTCTTGGAGAATCAATTGGAGACAAATCAGAAGAGAAGCTTGTCTACCCAATCCGTTTgaggtcaaccggcgagaacgtTCGGTATACTCAACCCATAACACAGACATTTACCATAAGCCAGAGCGACAATTAAAAatgttgaatatattttttgattCGAAAGTCGATTCAAGTACGAAAAGGCTCAATAGCTCTAAACGAACATTCATATTTGGTAAAATTAACATGATCCAAACAGTAAATGTGCATTATAACTAATTCAGTTAGTTGTCTGAAACAAGAAAATACCTAGTCAGAGACAATACTCTACAAAGGTATAACCCCAAAATACGAGGGGAAATATTAACAGATTAATTATGCAATTATCAACTCCTAATGAGTGCTATAAAAGGGTCTTGAGACCCTAGGCACAAGGTAATTAAAATCTACGTCATTTACATTGCATTACATGCTTATATAAGTGCTCTCACTGACTTCGTCAGAGTGTAATCAACAAGTGGAAAACCCTCCGTCGGAATTTTCAGCGAAGGAAGAGGAAGATAACAACCACCGCAACGGTCCGACCTAGGTCAACCAGCCAAAACAAGGACCCTTTTGGaggaattagaaagataaagtGTTTGTTGGTGGATATTTTGGGTAAAGTGTTTGTGGCTGCAATCATTAATTGCAATTGAACCATTCATCTCCTTTTCCCAATTTCACATTAAACACGAAATTTCCATGTTAGATAATGACATATTAAAAATTTGTCCCAAGTGTCCTTAAGAGCATAGTCCATCTGTGCATACTAGTGACATTGAGTATGCCACATCATCAGAAATAAACGGGTTAGTGAAAATTTAACGAAAATGACTAAATtgcatacattttaaaattaccttggatcaaattgatttttttaaaactcaatgtagtaaattgaatattaagtataaatgtaagaaaaaaaaaaggtaattatacctTATTTTAATTGTTGATCTCTGTTACAAATACTTTTGCTCTTAGGTTGACCAATTCTTGCAAaatgttattttctttaaaaggTGTGGTATAGTAGTATTCAAACTATCGGTTAGTATGTCGCGCTCTGTTCTCAAACAATTGAACATACTATATGAATGATTGTCTTCTAAGTCTTCTATAAACACATAAAAActtttacaaaatcaaaactagtttttttataaactaaatttaccctatatataaaataaatattctttcatattttttaaatgtataaaaactaaatttaagaAGTACACAAATATTATTGATTATTTACATTTTTCCACACAAAAGTTTACCTTTTATATCCATTATTTATATACCGTACATATATACTAATACTTTTGCCAAACTCAACCATTATGAATTGTATTTCATGCATATCAAGATTCTTAAACTTGCTCAAACATGATTTTATTCCATGGTACCTCAAAAGAGGAAACATAAATAGAAACAGAGTGGCACACTACAGCCTTTTTGAAGAACAACAACAATGATCAAACTCCTTAACATCCTATAAAACACAACAATTAGTGGTAAACGTAGACGTTGTACTCAATTGTGTTGTTCCTCGTTTGGGGATCAAAAGACAGAGTCCTGGACTCAACAAAGCCCCTGGCAAATctgaaaacaccactgccaCCAACCACAGGCATCTCCCTCACCTTCTGAGCAATGGGACTTCTCCCCACGAACGTGATGGTGCTACCATTGTACTTCCCTTCGGTCAACACAAAGTTCGTAATCACCAAAAGGGCAAACTCCTTTTGTGATGTGGAGGAGTACAACCCTTCAGCACTTCCCACAACCTTTGAGTACAACTCGGGTCCTAGGGTCAACACGTTGTCGAATACTCCCACCGAACCGAAGGTGGTGGTTGTGCTGTACTTTGGTTGTGGTGGAATGATTCTAACCGAGGAGGGGTTGCTTCCACTGAAGATTTCGTGCCAATAGAACCTGAAGTGGCTAAGAGTGTGCTTCTTCTTGTAGCTTAAGGACTTAGGGTCTACTGAGCCCACGAAACCTGTTTCTTTCTCTCCTGAGATGGAGAGGACATAGCAGGAGATGAGAAGGAACGATAAGAGGAATTTGGTAGCCATGGTTTTGGTGGTTAGAGGAAGTGGTGGAGTACATGAAGAGAGCAATGAATACAAGAATTTATAATGTAGGAAGAAATGGAGTAGGTGTGCTTTGAGCTTCTCTTGCATGAGAGATTAATTAACCTAACACCTTAGTTGTAGGAGACTTGAGTGAAGACAATTTGATAATATTTTGGggtttattaataataatacaaagttgctaaataaaaatacaaagttCCATCTTTTTGAATGAATAAGCTCATAAAGGAGAAAAAGACATGTTACTACCAAAATCTTTAAATCTTTTAAATCTTTAAACTTTGACTGCGAGAATGTCATTTATCTAACGATATATAGTTTAAGAGTGATGATATGTTAAATATCCTACACCATATTATAACTCTagaaaaagaataattttttttactgaagTTTGAACACGTGTGAAGagagaataattttaaaattagtgttGAAATTTTCAAAGCTTTGCatgattgaattttttttttatcaaaatagaaCATTTTTAGAATTATACTATATCACATCACAGAATTATACCATATCACATCACAATTGTAAATTATTGATGTTTTTTCAACGTGTAGTtctcaaaataatatatttttaaaaaaattgtattgtgTCACATACAGTTGAAAACGGACATTTTTTACAATAGAATTACTAAAATAACGTTTTCCATAGCTTAATAGAACGTTGTAATATATTTTCCAAACTATATAAACTTTATTTGTTTTGGCTTTTATGGGACATAGTGGTCAGAAAAACTATAAAAGGGACGATGCTTGTCTTAGAATATGAAGTCGTCGCGAAGACAATTGACAAACAGCGCCTCTTATGTTTGATTAGTGTCATTATTTTGCTTTTTTTCTAAACAAATAAGAAATACTATATATGAACATGGACAGCGTCGTGTTTGGTTGTTGCAATGTAATTATTTAATGGATTTACACTTGTGTATATGTAAGTTGGATTATTATAATAACCGACCACGCATTTGCCACCACGATATTATCGGAAAATATGCATGTTGAAGAGAGTTTGAAGCTTTTAGAGAGAGgaagagaattgagaaaggGTAGGTGGGAGACACAATTCGGTTTTGTGTTTATTAGATAATTTAGAAGACTATTTAGTGAGAATTTCTTTCTAATGTAGGAATAACAAGATTAAAGATTTAAATTGTGATTTtagttcttatatttttaaatgtgtGATTATTTTTATGTTAGTAAGAAGATTGAAGAGTAAATTACTATTTTAGTTCTTTAAATTGTAATGGTAGTCCTtcataataagaaaatattaaataaattcttgaaattaaattattgtcTTGTATTTCTTTATAAGTACAACTCACTATCATTatagtttctaatttttaatGTTCATCGCGCCATTAAGGGACCTAGTAAAAGA harbors:
- the LOC137818200 gene encoding dirigent protein 22-like → MATKFLLSFLLISCYVLSISGEKETGFVGSVDPKSLSYKKKHTLSHFRFYWHEIFSGSNPSSVRIIPPQPKYSTTTTFGSVGVFDNVLTLGPELYSKVVGSAEGLYSSTSQKEFALLVITNFVLTEGKYNGSTITFVGRSPIAQKVREMPVVGGSGVFRFARGFVESRTLSFDPQTRNNTIEYNVYVYH